tactcGGTGGATATCAACGTTTCGCGAAAGAATTTCatagttataaaacaaaaaaaaaaccgtataatgtataaacagtTATTGCtagtgtttaaataaaataattggtgaAAAACAAGTTGTAAatgtgtcataataatattatataacagcgTGTTCTaagaatttgtattataatataatatatactattttcacGTAGGTTGAGTATAAAGCATTAACCGAtggttacattttataagtaaattaggACTGTACTTAACAATTAATCgttattctaatataaataatgttattctaatatttaaaaatatttagttaattagaataataaaggTATTAATGGCAGATAATGTTagcgttattataattatggtcAAGTATGATGAATTTCAACAACCAGTTTTTTTCCCAGTcaaattgtacttattttaatatcgatataacttatcgttttaattttatagtgttGAAATTAATCTGCACGATAGAATCAActttaagtattatagttgttatttAATCATCGGTAAACCCTTAACCATACGGAATTATTTCCCCCCaacactattaaaatatataggtgaaaaataaaaagttaaaaccgACGATGACTCATTTTTTGGGGATTTTGAAAACTGCcttcaatattaaaactcATATAAATTTGGGTGTATGTTTTTGTATACGTATTAACGTTATGTATCTATGTGCAATTTAGCCGCCCGATTAGTTTGTAAACGAATTTTACGTCACAAGTACTCAACCTATCGCTtacgtttttaaatcattatttttagacaTTATTATCGCGTTATTTGAAAATCGGTTTGAACTTtgtagcatattataatatagtttgcaGCATCAGCAATTTTCATAAAACGGGACTATTAGAATTTCCTGAAACATctatgtataggtaggtatacatttaatactagAACTTTGAGCGCATTGCAGTAGTTACACCCACAAAGGAAACAATAAGGGTATCGCTAGCCATACTTATCAAAATTAGCGGTATTGATGAAATTTACTGGTAGATTATTTCATTATGATTgctattaatgtaattaaatttaaaatcacagAAAAACGAGTGCGTGCGTTTAGATGCGGGTTAGATTAGGTTGGCTATAATAGATAAGGACGAAAATAAAAGCGTGTATTGCAATTGGCATCCGGATATAGTACTAAAAACatcttgataaattattacagaGAGCGGCTTTTTTTATACCTGCAGTTCGCGGAAAAACGTATATTTACTCGTAATATTGAACTGTGCGGTCCGTTAGTAGCGTAATTAGGATTTTCAAATGGGGTGGGTGTGGGGCGCAGGAGAGTTGGGtgagatttaattaaaaaaaattaaaaattttaacttttaacggGATGAAAAAGCACGGGTGATCGACCGTTGAATCCTCTTCACGTCACTATACGGCGGAGGAGGAGTGTATGTACGCGCAACAAAAACACAGTTTTTCTTCTACTGGCCGGATCCTTTAAAACGGAAATCGAGTCAAAAACATTTGAGCGATCTCTCGTACACCGAAAACCGCGTCACGGAACTCGGAGTGAATGGCTGCGGAACGCGTATttcaaatacgtatatatatatattatattgtaataatatataataattataggcacaaaaatttatcattcgtataaaataggtacgcTCTTGCAGCACACACGcacaggtataataataataacaacaaaatataataataaaaataaacataataggtatattatattgtgtgtgtgtgcgagcGCGCGCGCGTGATAtttacgacgacgacggtccCACCGTGTGCCGCTGCCGATCGCTCGTCGACGTTCCCTCGCCGCGTCCCACCGCCACCGCCTCACGTCGTATGTACCGAATAGTTGGGATTCCTGAGCGCGCAAGGCCGAATTCCTCCAAGGTAGACACCCGTCCTCGCGTCGCCTCGTCCTCGCGTCCTCCTCCGCGCGCCGTCCGTGCGCTCCACCCCACCACTAACGGTTGGCTgccgacgccgccgccgccgccggctCCGGCGGATGGGCAACCGAAAAACTAACCCCTTGGGTCAAATTCCGGTCCCGGGATTCTGTGCGCGCGTATGACCTCAGTCTCTTCCTGCGGCTCGCGAGTCCCGCGTCGTCGTCGTGCGTGTGCGTTTGCCGGTTAAAACACGTCCGCCGCGTGTCCCGTCCGCCGGCACAtcggttaaatattataataataatatataatattatattgttttttcgtCGAGCCGTGCGTTTCCGCGTTCGTCTTCTCTCGTTATCGCCCGACCGGCCGTGTTTAAGCGATcgcgatttttgtttttttgtttgtttccgCTTCTGTTCCGCCGCGTTTTGCCGGCGTGTACCGCGTCTCCGCCCGCGCGTCAGCGGATTGTGATGTGCGCCGCCGCCTCGGCCACCGCGTGCCCGACGATGTTCTCGCATTATTGTTGTGACACTTGGCCGCCGCGCTGCGACTACTCGTCCTACGATCAACTGCTCGACGTGCAGCTGTACCGGGACACCGACGGACGCATCTACTGCGTCTACGTAAGTCACACCGCTCTTTGCGCGTTTTACGACAGTACCTGTTGCGCGTATATCACGCGTTCGCCCGAGCTTCTGTCGCTATATGCGTGTTTTAATGCGTCCCGGAGCCTTTCCGCCgagttcattataatattatagtgtattattattgctgtCACGCGACAGATCCTGTCGTCGCTTCCGGACAGGTGCAGAACTCTGGTGCAGCTACCGTTCAAAACTATACCTGCCAGTTTTGCGCCGTCCGACCCgtaaaaaacgattatttCGATTTACGGTTTCGCGATTACCGTAATTTACCATGCTCTTTTGGTTTCATGTATATAGTGTTACCGAGTACACGATTAGGATACGATATACTATGCAGGCTGCAGGTGGCGAAAacggaaatttttaaaactcgcGATGTCTTTCATCTCTATTAGacaaatttacattaactTTATATCATGTTGACTGTTGAGTGATTTGTAAGCGGTTGTTACGCGGTACAGGTGATGGGAAAACTTTGGTAATAGTAGATGCATCAGCTGCAGGCATGCGTATGCGGGCTTTGATGGTTTCGAAAAATTGGcaaatatgtttgtaattaGGGTTCCGAGTCGTCGACGCCTTAAAAAAATGACCCATATgagaatacttttaaaaatatgtattggcgacctagaaaaaaaaacgaaaaacgtcattaaaaaattaagatagtataaaaaatgcaatatacaAGTTGTGTATAACTTCCAACACACGTTATAATGTGCGCGTCTATGCAATGACGTGCACGGCGCCTCGAGAGAGGCGGGCACAACCTACTAAAATcgctttataataaatatatatgctgtatatacatgtgtaatgtgtatatataatgattgatactgtaataatatatactatatgaaaatttttttttttacttcgtaAGCGTGCACCATCGAAAAttctttgcattttttttccatgtaCATAAAagtacgaataaaatattttattcaaatatatacacatttatacgaTTAAGAAAACGATGATTCGTTtcattatacaaaaatcatttatttttacactttaCACATGATTATGAATTAGCGcaataacaatgtatattatttatcatgcaataatataatatgtgtataattttattatataatattacataataataaatctgcgcgatattatttattttgaggaCATTACTGCTACCTATTGTATTATCtggattacaattattattacctattgtagATTATTATGATCAAATTTCGTTGTTTTCGATATAACGTGcgtatatctatatacgtAACAAATTACAAAGTCTAAACTAATACgatgtatataaatgataaattacaatatgtaaatatgttcgattatttgacaaattattatatctttttatataatatatacctgtaGCACACACCAATATTCcccataacatattttatacctatcatCGTTCGACCCACGTCTAAAcaattatcttatttaataattgcgCAATGCACTTATTTATCACTTAATTAggatacttaaaaatagacatttaaaaatatagaaaatataatattataattcacaaaTTGCCGTcatgtattgtatttactattttatgaaatatcttttatattaagttcGAGCtccttttaattaatttcatacgaACCGAttcatttcataatattattgaatgaactaattaatatttttgggtGTAAAGTTTTCGCGATGTTTGCGATACCGACGATATAGACGCGCGATGTCTTGTATATGCCatacgtttaattttttaaccggTTCCTCGTTCTGcacattattaaatacgtcATTGGTTTTcagaattaaatgtataatttttaacgaaaataatcggcattaatttgtattatttgcttaataaaacagaattattacttatactcgtgttaaattttattcgataactgatatatatatgtgtgtatatgacACATGACCTAATTATGTTTGCCTATTAAACCCATgtcatataatacatgtttaaaGATATtccttattacttttaaattaaagattaaagttttagaaatattgaataatttggaTACAAAGTAAAAATTCATACTCAacgatttttcatttaattcaattggtgtataatatactataataattagattaacATTGTGTATTTGCACtagtaaacaaattaaaaaataaaaacaaaattttaatcatgatTAATTGTGTTTACCAGgcgaaaaaagaaatttacgACATAAAACAGCAACGGCTGTATTTAGCTCAAGACGAATACAATCACCTCAACAATGCTCTGTCGACATTAAACACGTCTAGAACCAGTCGTGAGTATTATAGaccttctatattataatatatatatgtataattaaattaaattttccaattgcgtatctatatattaaaatatacaataccaaagctattcgtatataatatatagttacctaCCGGACggaaattataattctaacGATCGTTTCGtgtgtattaattgtattatagtctGTTCGAGCTCCagtaatataagtacaaaatatgatcCTGATTTGCTCAAGTCAGACGTCGCTCACGCCCGAGAAAGAGTTACCAGGTTGAAACGCGAATTGGAACAGATTGGCGTCGAGATGTCGTGCACGCGACGCGGAGTCGAGACCCTCTCAAAGTACgtatctactataatattatattattcaaactcGTTTTACTCTATACACGTCAGTAAgtacgtataaataaaaacagtcgAGATGTTTTGATTTATCCGTCATCGAAAATTCGCCATCAAAAGTGTCTCAAAGAATACGTTTTTCCAGCcccaattttcattttatagaagtattaatgtataataatactctatttagacaaattacattttggtTTTGAGCAATAGGTGTCACCGATAGTGATGCTATCATAACAAtgtgtcgtataatattttaacaattgcgGATTTTTGTTATTGCAGCGTGGAACAAAAACTGTCGAATGACGGTAGCCGTTACAACGTGGTCGAGGCTCAAGCGATCGTGACCGAGCTGCGAGAGATTCAACAATCGTTGAGTTCCGGACAACGCGAGCGCACCGGCTTAATGCATTCGTTGGCCAAGTTGAAAGACGATCTAACGCGGCTGCAGCTGTGTTCCGCCACCGACGATCCGGATCTGCAGAATCAGCATTCATCGTCCACCCAGCTCAGTGACAAACTCAGCACGGCTTCACAGACGGACTTATCTGGCGAGGTATGCAAACATATACTTCATTAAACTGGTTCAGTAGTGTACTTCGGGATGGCGGTTGGTCGGGAGAAAAGTTCaagtatataatgttatgtcaCTATACTAGTctcgtgttttatttaatttctcctGTTCCGTGGACGTACTCAAAGTTTTGATTTGATCATGGGTTTTATAGCGATCAATTCTGCAGCAATATTGTATGTTCGACAACGTTGCTCTTGAAAATTATCACTCCATATAATAAACACaccttttatattgtattttattttataggcgTGTTTATTGAGTTAGGTAAATGAATTCgtagtgataatattaaataattctgaaGTGTATTACGTGATAGTAATTTCACTGATGGCCATAAACGTATTACTGAAAATcacttattattctattatgtgcataatatatcgAGTTTTTGTGGTTAACGATCTAGAACCGGTGATTTACGTCATAGATCGCAGGGGGTTAGAGgccactattattattgttgttgttgttgttgttgtaacGGGCAACGGTtagagattattttattaataatggcaTTATAATGTCGATGCTGCTTATTTTTTGAACCGGATTTCAATTATTGGATAGTATGATAAAGACGCgagtatactaatatttatgtattaatatatcattagtGACATCGGGtgcttaatttgttttattgattatataccTGTATTTATATCACGGACGTgctaatattgttgtatttacaGTTGATGCCCATGGGCACGAGACTTGCTGAAATGGCGCGCATGCGCCTAGAGTACGACGAGGCGCGTAAGCGCATTCAAAATATACAGCAACAGTTAGCTGACCTCGAAGAAAAAGTGATGCCCGGCCAAGAGGAATCGGACAAGGACCGATTGCTGCTGTTCCAGGAAAAGGAACAGCTGCTGAGGGAGCTTAGGAGCATAACGCCCCGTTCTAGAAGTCACCGGGAGATGGACGACATTCAGGGGGAGATCAAAAAACTTGAACAGGACCTGAATAACGCATTGGAAATGTCTAACAGAGCAATCACCGATAGGTAAGTAGATATTATACTGGATTCCGTTCACGCGTATGTCCACTTGGTATGGACGATCGTGTTagggcaataataataattactattaacatCCGCGATGTGTGCGTCTTGCAGATTGAGACTGCATGAGGAAAAACAGCTGCTTTTGCAACAGCTCAAGGAAGCGTTGCGATCAATGACGCAACTTGAATCGCAACTAAAAACGCTGTCGGCATCCACTTTGTCTGTGAGTTCAAGCTCGAGTCTTGGCTCGTTGTCCACGACTAGTAGCAAGGGTTCGCTGAGCAGTGGTCTTAGTTTCACTGACATCTACGGCGGTCCGCAATGTCTGGCTCCGTCTACGTACGACCGTCCCGTCGACATGGCCGATTTGCACAAGAggtaaaaaaccaaataaacaCCCCATTCCTACTGTtgttagttttttgttttttgtaagcCATATCGACACCCCcacgtaaaatgtatttattgtttcgttgtttaatgatgaaaattttatagagTCGAGAGGCTTTTGCAAAACGACATTCAACCGCCGGCATATGAGAATCCAGGTGAATCGTCATGTTCTGTGCCCAACGTCTGTGGTAGCGTAACCTACTCCAGGACTTGTCGACCAGCTAGCCCTCCACTTTCACCCATATCTGAGACGCCACCCAGGAGTGTGTCGGCCGCGGTCAGTGACGAGTCAGTCGCCGGTGATTCGGGTGTGTTTGAAGCCAGTCACAAGTCTAATTTTAGTGCAGAAACTTCTCAAGTTCAGATTAGGCTGAGgtaattttaaacagtttcattcaaaatatgttaacaggttttaattatcattgtttttttatcattttgtataggtactctATAGCAGAACAAGTGTTACATGTTTGTATTGAGAGATTGCGCAATGTAGTTGCACTGTCTATAGCAGAATCGTGGCAATTGtaagtgttataaatatatattattacataagttTTGTTTCGTTTTCtacaattctatttttatttagatacataaaaattgtactgtTGCCGAGCGGTTCAAATCCTTCATTAAGTGGTTGTACTAAGCCTATATCAGACTTGTCAAAACCCCGATTTGGTGATAGTTTTGCGTTTAATTTGCCATCAAACAAGTTATGTACAAAAACTCTACAGGTCAATGTCTGGGGATTAGGCCCTGAGGATATAACTGAGTGTTTGGTAAGTTTTATTGTGTTCAACATTGTTGATTCATTGATTAGATatctagtaattattattttaattcatataggCATGTGCTCAAGTTAGTTTGGCTGAATTTAATGAGACTGAGAATAACTCTTGGTGCAAATGGTACAACTTGTTGAGTCTGAAATTTATGCATAATGGTGGTTCTCTACCTTCCATCTTGCTCAAGGATGATGGTGGTGGTTCCGATGATTCCACTATAATATCATCTCAAACTTCAACACTTACACGTAACCAaggtaaattttgtatttcatactataattgttatattgcaTTTACCTACTATGaaagtgttatttaatatgattgtgtatttgtgtatGCATTAGGTTGCTGTGAAGAAAATGAAgccaaatttattaatgtagataatttaaatgagaATGAAGTTGAATATGATGATGGTGATTCAGATGACAGTGTGAGTGACGATGACGATGATGAAGATGATGATATTGAAGTGTATCAGCTTGTTGATGAAAAGAAAGAATTAGAACAAGTATTGGAAATTCctgtaagtattaaataatatatgttctttttttaacatccattttcttttacttaaattatacttaaaatggtttagattttagaatttagatttttaattttggtaattaataaattaccattaCAGTTttctctaaataatttaaataaattgtttgcaATTTGTATAGAACAAGGAAAATGATACAGAAGATAAAGAAACCAATACAGATTGTGCCTTTAGTGGTAGTAATGGGGAAAATGCCAGGGTACCAACTATAGTTATCAAAAGGTCACAAACATTTTCACCGACAGCCAAAAACCATTATATCTGTAaagtaagtttaaaatttcctATTGAGACCTTGAcactattaaatttgaattcaatctataatgttatattattatattattttatagctaaATCGAAGTGATAGTGATAGTGCCATGAACCTGTACAGGCGACATATATCGTCTAGTGCCAGTATGAAAGGCATTGGTGGCAGTAATGCTGATATTGCATTCCGTCGCAATTGCTTGGAACGTCGTTCATTACGATTAGGACGAGCGCCAGGCACATCCCCTAGTAGATGCATGCCAACTGTGCATGGTACTTCTTGGTGTCGTCCTCCAAGAACATCTATTGATCTAGAGCTTGATCGTCAAGCACAGCATGCTAGGTTGTTATCGCTGAATGATGAAATATCTAGGCTTAGACAACTGAAAAATACATTGGAAATAGCCAAAGAAACTGGTGACACTGATGTGGCTGCTTGGGTTTTGGAAGATGAAGAATTCCAAAATCTCGTTAAAGAGGTacttaattgattttgttttctgATAACATTTTGATTGTAGGAGTTTATAgc
The DNA window shown above is from Aphis gossypii isolate Hap1 chromosome 2, ASM2018417v2, whole genome shotgun sequence and carries:
- the LOC114130629 gene encoding protein kibra isoform X2: MCAAASATACPTMFSHYCCDTWPPRCDYSSYDQLLDVQLYRDTDGRIYCVYAKKEIYDIKQQRLYLAQDEYNHLNNALSTLNTSRTSLCSSSSNISTKYDPDLLKSDVAHARERVTRLKRELEQIGVEMSCTRRGVETLSNVEQKLSNDGSRYNVVEAQAIVTELREIQQSLSSGQRERTGLMHSLAKLKDDLTRLQLCSATDDPDLQNQHSSSTQLSDKLSTASQTDLSGELMPMGTRLAEMARMRLEYDEARKRIQNIQQQLADLEEKVMPGQEESDKDRLLLFQEKEQLLRELRSITPRSRSHREMDDIQGEIKKLEQDLNNALEMSNRAITDRLRLHEEKQLLLQQLKEALRSMTQLESQLKTLSASTLSVSSSSSLGSLSTTSSKGSLSSGLSFTDIYGGPQCLAPSTYDRPVDMADLHKRVERLLQNDIQPPAYENPGESSCSVPNVCGSVTYSRTCRPASPPLSPISETPPRSVSAAVSDESVAGDSGVFEASHKSNFSAETSQVQIRLRYSIAEQVLHVCIERLRNVVALSIAESWQLYIKIVLLPSGSNPSLSGCTKPISDLSKPRFGDSFAFNLPSNKLCTKTLQVNVWGLGPEDITECLACAQVSLAEFNETENNSWCKWYNLLSLKFMHNGGSLPSILLKDDGGGSDDSTIISSQTSTLTRNQGCCEENEAKFINVDNLNENEVEYDDGDSDDSVSDDDDDEDDDIEVYQLVDEKKELEQVLEIPNKENDTEDKETNTDCAFSGSNGENARVPTIVIKRSQTFSPTAKNHYICKLNRSDSDSAMNLYRRHISSSASMKGIGGSNADIAFRRNCLERRSLRLGRAPGTSPSRCMPTVHGTSWCRPPRTSIDLELDRQAQHARLLSLNDEISRLRQLKNTLEIAKETGDTDVAAWVLEDEEFQNLVKEAGDKTLDEKKVERRLKRASQKLYNLRKSKAGQGKPDIISFKEKMAFFTRPGVSVPVPPTKSSQDPKSTETRYQYTVDRVYGVEV
- the LOC114130629 gene encoding protein kibra isoform X1, whose amino-acid sequence is MPRRRNGEIPLPDGWDFARDYDGKVYFIDHNTKKTTWIDPRDRYTKPQSFADCIGNELPLGWEEAIDPVIGVYYINHFNQCTQLEDPRLEWRAIQEAMLRDYLHTAQDVLEAKKEIYDIKQQRLYLAQDEYNHLNNALSTLNTSRTSLCSSSSNISTKYDPDLLKSDVAHARERVTRLKRELEQIGVEMSCTRRGVETLSNVEQKLSNDGSRYNVVEAQAIVTELREIQQSLSSGQRERTGLMHSLAKLKDDLTRLQLCSATDDPDLQNQHSSSTQLSDKLSTASQTDLSGELMPMGTRLAEMARMRLEYDEARKRIQNIQQQLADLEEKVMPGQEESDKDRLLLFQEKEQLLRELRSITPRSRSHREMDDIQGEIKKLEQDLNNALEMSNRAITDRLRLHEEKQLLLQQLKEALRSMTQLESQLKTLSASTLSVSSSSSLGSLSTTSSKGSLSSGLSFTDIYGGPQCLAPSTYDRPVDMADLHKRVERLLQNDIQPPAYENPGESSCSVPNVCGSVTYSRTCRPASPPLSPISETPPRSVSAAVSDESVAGDSGVFEASHKSNFSAETSQVQIRLRYSIAEQVLHVCIERLRNVVALSIAESWQLYIKIVLLPSGSNPSLSGCTKPISDLSKPRFGDSFAFNLPSNKLCTKTLQVNVWGLGPEDITECLACAQVSLAEFNETENNSWCKWYNLLSLKFMHNGGSLPSILLKDDGGGSDDSTIISSQTSTLTRNQGCCEENEAKFINVDNLNENEVEYDDGDSDDSVSDDDDDEDDDIEVYQLVDEKKELEQVLEIPNKENDTEDKETNTDCAFSGSNGENARVPTIVIKRSQTFSPTAKNHYICKLNRSDSDSAMNLYRRHISSSASMKGIGGSNADIAFRRNCLERRSLRLGRAPGTSPSRCMPTVHGTSWCRPPRTSIDLELDRQAQHARLLSLNDEISRLRQLKNTLEIAKETGDTDVAAWVLEDEEFQNLVKEAGDKTLDEKKVERRLKRASQKLYNLRKSKAGQGKPDIISFKEKMAFFTRPGVSVPVPPTKSSQDPKSTETRYQYTVDRVYGVEV